A genome region from Chryseobacterium sp. G0186 includes the following:
- a CDS encoding M16 family metallopeptidase, with protein sequence MKKFFISVSVFCMLNAMAQKFDTQKLTDAQGYTYETVKNDQAGVRVYTLKNGLKVYLAKNEDAPRIQTYIPVRTGSNNDPSDNTGLAHYLEHMVFKGTSHLGTQDWAKEKALLQQISDLYEQHKAEKDPAKKKELYKKIDEVSLEASKYAIANEYDKAISSLGATGTNAHTWLDETVYKNNIPANELEKWLKVEKERFSELVLRLFHTELEAVYEEYNRAQDNDGRLVNYALMEALYPKHPNGQQTTIGTSEHLKSPSMIAIHKYFDTYYVPNNMAVVLVGDIDYDKTIKLVDQYFGAFKYKELPMKKMVTEEPMTQIVSRTVKSPSTPRMTMAWRTDSYGTQEARLADVVAEILSNRGDAGLIDLNINQKQKTLGAGAYESPFKMYGNFALVVTPKEGQSFDEAKKLLLDQLDLVKKGQFPDWMLNAIVNDKKVQRMKGWETADGLATELYDSYIKGRTWEQELDEINQYAKITKADVVKFANEFFKDNYVVVYKEKGVNDKLVRVENPGITPIKLNREAQSPFLKDILNTKVPEIKPEFIDYKAAIQTSKVKDKTISFVKNKYNEIAQVSYVFPFGTDNDKELALAGTVFEYLGTDKYTPEQLKEEFYKLGITYNLRTSNDQTVITLSGLESNMKKGVELMNHWMTNVKADKAIYSQTVKTILEAREVGKKDKVRIMAALSNYAKYGKDSRMTDVISRARLESIDVTELMKKIKTLNQYPYQVFLYGQDQSGMEKAVKPYIVNVSLQPAKAKEYAEPATTGKVYFTNYDMVQMEMSKVAKGSPLNLGNFGKSNVFNEYFGRGLSSIVFQEIRESKSLAYSAYVSYANASEKGHANYITNYIGTQANKLPLAVSAMGDLMAELPQIPTQFENARGSALKQIASNRINRTNIFFSQLALKKLGVDYDLRKDTYAEIQGLTLPQLTGFYNTEVKPVQYNTAIIGKKENLKMESINKMGEFQEVSLEEIFGY encoded by the coding sequence ATGAAGAAGTTTTTTATTTCTGTTTCGGTTTTCTGTATGCTTAATGCAATGGCACAGAAATTCGATACGCAAAAGCTGACAGATGCTCAAGGGTATACCTATGAAACGGTAAAGAATGATCAGGCGGGAGTAAGGGTATACACCCTGAAAAATGGATTGAAGGTTTATCTTGCAAAAAATGAGGATGCCCCAAGAATCCAGACTTATATTCCTGTAAGAACAGGATCTAATAATGACCCTAGTGATAATACAGGATTGGCACATTACTTAGAGCATATGGTTTTCAAGGGAACTTCTCATTTGGGAACTCAGGATTGGGCAAAGGAAAAAGCTTTATTGCAGCAGATCTCTGATCTTTATGAACAGCATAAGGCAGAAAAGGATCCTGCAAAGAAAAAAGAACTTTACAAAAAAATTGATGAAGTATCTTTAGAAGCATCAAAATATGCAATAGCCAATGAGTATGATAAGGCTATTTCTTCATTAGGTGCTACGGGAACGAATGCCCATACCTGGTTAGATGAAACGGTTTACAAAAACAATATTCCGGCTAATGAACTGGAAAAATGGTTAAAGGTGGAAAAAGAACGTTTTTCTGAATTGGTTCTTCGTCTTTTCCATACAGAACTGGAAGCAGTATATGAAGAATACAACAGAGCGCAGGATAATGACGGCCGTCTTGTAAACTATGCCTTAATGGAAGCTCTTTACCCTAAGCATCCGAACGGACAGCAAACAACTATTGGTACTTCTGAGCACCTGAAGAGCCCATCCATGATCGCTATTCACAAGTATTTTGATACGTATTATGTGCCTAATAACATGGCTGTCGTATTGGTTGGAGATATAGATTATGATAAAACTATAAAATTAGTTGATCAGTATTTCGGTGCTTTCAAATACAAGGAACTTCCGATGAAAAAGATGGTTACGGAGGAGCCGATGACTCAGATTGTTTCCAGAACAGTAAAGAGTCCATCCACACCCAGAATGACAATGGCCTGGAGAACGGATTCTTATGGAACTCAGGAAGCAAGATTGGCAGACGTTGTTGCTGAAATCTTAAGCAACAGAGGTGATGCAGGATTAATTGACCTTAATATTAATCAAAAGCAAAAAACCTTGGGTGCCGGAGCTTATGAATCACCATTCAAAATGTATGGAAACTTTGCATTGGTAGTGACTCCTAAGGAGGGACAAAGCTTTGATGAAGCCAAGAAATTGTTATTGGATCAGCTGGATCTTGTTAAAAAAGGACAATTTCCGGACTGGATGCTGAATGCTATTGTAAATGATAAAAAGGTTCAGCGCATGAAAGGTTGGGAAACTGCAGATGGATTGGCTACTGAACTGTATGATTCTTATATTAAGGGAAGAACCTGGGAGCAGGAACTGGATGAGATCAACCAGTATGCAAAGATTACGAAGGCTGATGTTGTGAAGTTTGCCAACGAATTCTTTAAAGATAACTATGTGGTGGTTTACAAAGAGAAAGGAGTGAATGATAAGTTGGTTCGTGTAGAAAATCCAGGAATTACTCCAATTAAATTAAACAGAGAAGCTCAGTCTCCTTTCCTTAAAGATATTCTCAATACAAAGGTACCGGAGATTAAACCTGAGTTTATTGATTATAAAGCAGCCATTCAAACTTCAAAGGTAAAAGACAAGACCATAAGCTTTGTAAAGAACAAATACAATGAGATTGCTCAGGTAAGCTACGTCTTTCCTTTCGGAACAGACAATGATAAGGAACTTGCTTTAGCGGGAACTGTTTTTGAATATCTTGGAACGGATAAATATACTCCGGAGCAGTTGAAAGAAGAGTTCTATAAATTAGGGATTACCTATAATTTGAGAACATCTAATGACCAAACGGTTATTACGCTGTCGGGTCTTGAAAGCAATATGAAGAAAGGCGTTGAGCTAATGAATCATTGGATGACCAATGTAAAAGCAGATAAAGCTATCTACAGCCAGACTGTGAAGACCATTCTTGAAGCCAGAGAGGTTGGAAAGAAGGATAAGGTGAGAATTATGGCTGCTCTTTCAAACTATGCAAAGTATGGTAAGGATTCCAGAATGACAGATGTTATTTCTAGGGCACGTCTTGAAAGCATTGATGTAACGGAATTAATGAAAAAGATAAAAACCTTAAACCAATATCCTTATCAGGTATTTCTTTACGGACAAGACCAGTCTGGTATGGAGAAAGCAGTAAAACCTTATATTGTAAATGTAAGTCTTCAACCTGCTAAAGCTAAAGAATATGCTGAGCCGGCCACAACAGGAAAAGTATACTTCACCAATTATGACATGGTACAAATGGAAATGTCTAAGGTGGCAAAAGGAAGTCCGCTAAACCTTGGGAACTTCGGAAAATCAAATGTTTTCAATGAATATTTCGGAAGAGGTTTATCGTCTATTGTTTTCCAGGAAATCAGAGAAAGTAAATCACTGGCTTATTCTGCCTATGTTTCTTATGCAAATGCTTCGGAAAAAGGTCATGCCAACTATATTACCAATTATATTGGAACACAGGCGAACAAGCTTCCTTTAGCAGTGAGCGCTATGGGCGATCTTATGGCTGAATTACCACAGATCCCAACGCAGTTTGAAAATGCCAGAGGTTCTGCATTAAAGCAGATTGCATCCAACAGAATTAACAGAACGAATATTTTCTTCAGTCAATTAGCGCTTAAAAAATTAGGTGTTGATTATGACCTTAGAAAAGATACCTATGCTGAAATTCAGGGGTTAACGTTACCTCAGCTTACAGGATTCTATAATACTGAAGTGAAGCCTGTACAATACAACACAGCAATCATCGGTAAGAAAGAAAATCTGAAGATGGAATCTATCAATAAAATGGGTGAGTTCCAGGAAGTGTCTCTTGAAGAGATCTTTGGATACTAA
- a CDS encoding BtrH N-terminal domain-containing protein, with protein sequence MKLNFEHHQTAHCENGVASNLLLNRGLKLSEPMIFGIGSGLFFVYLPFLKVNFAPGFSYRPMPGAIFSKAAKRLGIKIKREKFSNPQDAQKALERNLEQNIPTGLQVGVFNLTYFPEEYKFHFNAHNLVVYGKEDGKFLISDPVMDYTTTLSEAELEKVRYAKGALPPKGHMYYPVYIPENVNLEEAIRKGIKDTCKNMLAPVPLIGVKAMRWVAKSIPKWAEKKGTKVTNHYLGQLIRMQEEIGTGGGGFRFIYGAFLQEAAVILKNDELKELSKEITSIGDLWRDFAVDIARVYKNRNSKSNIYSELSKTMLHIADLEEAFYKKLRKAI encoded by the coding sequence ATGAAATTAAACTTTGAACACCATCAGACTGCGCATTGCGAAAACGGTGTTGCTTCTAATCTACTGCTTAACAGAGGGCTAAAACTAAGTGAACCCATGATCTTTGGAATCGGTTCAGGATTGTTTTTTGTGTACCTCCCTTTTTTAAAAGTAAACTTTGCCCCGGGCTTCAGTTACCGCCCGATGCCGGGAGCGATCTTCAGTAAAGCGGCCAAAAGATTAGGGATTAAAATAAAAAGAGAAAAATTCTCCAATCCTCAGGATGCTCAAAAGGCTCTGGAAAGAAACCTAGAACAAAACATCCCTACAGGACTTCAGGTGGGGGTTTTCAACCTTACTTATTTTCCTGAAGAATATAAATTCCACTTCAATGCCCACAATCTTGTGGTGTATGGTAAAGAAGACGGAAAATTCCTGATCAGTGATCCGGTAATGGATTATACAACAACTCTTTCAGAAGCAGAACTGGAAAAGGTAAGATATGCCAAGGGAGCACTTCCTCCAAAAGGTCATATGTATTATCCTGTTTATATCCCTGAAAATGTCAATCTGGAAGAGGCCATTAGAAAAGGAATCAAAGATACCTGTAAAAATATGCTGGCTCCGGTCCCTCTTATTGGGGTAAAAGCGATGAGATGGGTGGCTAAGAGCATTCCAAAATGGGCAGAAAAAAAAGGCACAAAAGTTACCAATCATTACTTGGGACAATTAATAAGAATGCAGGAGGAGATTGGAACCGGAGGAGGTGGCTTCAGATTTATTTATGGAGCATTTCTTCAGGAAGCGGCGGTTATTCTTAAAAACGATGAACTAAAGGAACTTTCAAAGGAAATTACGTCTATCGGAGACCTTTGGAGAGACTTTGCCGTAGACATTGCAAGAGTATATAAAAATAGAAACTCCAAGAGCAACATCTATAGTGAACTGTCGAAAACAATGCTTCATATTGCAGATTTAGAAGAAGCTTTCTATAAAAAACTGAGAAAGGCCATCTGA
- a CDS encoding ABC transporter ATP-binding protein, with protein MAENMIEIKNLYKKYKNSDDFSVNDISLSIDKNEIYGILGPNGAGKTTLISMLSGLIKPTSGQFTINGLSPQKDGFKIRQIIGIVPQEYALYPTLTAKENLMFFGSLYGLKHKQLTKAIDESLEIMGLSKFANKQVGQFSGGMKRRCNLIAGTLHNPKVLFLDEPTVGVDVQSKKVIIDFLLELNKNGTCIIYTSHHLSEAEEFCTKIAIIDRGRIHAAGTPEELVSQIAHAENLEDVFISLTGKELRDVVV; from the coding sequence ATGGCAGAGAATATGATTGAGATCAAAAATCTATATAAAAAATACAAAAATTCCGACGACTTCTCGGTAAACGATATCTCTTTGAGTATCGACAAAAATGAAATCTATGGAATTCTCGGACCTAACGGAGCCGGAAAAACAACCCTGATCTCTATGCTTTCAGGGTTAATTAAACCTACTTCCGGACAATTTACCATCAATGGTTTGTCTCCACAGAAAGATGGATTCAAAATAAGACAGATCATAGGAATCGTTCCCCAGGAATATGCATTATACCCTACCCTTACAGCCAAGGAAAACCTTATGTTTTTCGGAAGTCTGTACGGATTAAAGCATAAGCAGCTTACCAAGGCCATTGATGAGTCTCTGGAAATCATGGGACTATCCAAATTTGCCAATAAACAGGTAGGACAATTCTCTGGTGGGATGAAACGCCGCTGTAACCTCATCGCCGGGACTCTTCACAATCCTAAGGTCTTATTTTTAGATGAACCCACGGTAGGAGTTGACGTTCAGTCCAAAAAAGTAATCATCGATTTCCTTTTAGAATTGAATAAAAACGGAACATGCATCATTTATACTTCCCATCACCTTTCTGAGGCAGAGGAATTCTGTACCAAGATTGCCATTATCGACAGAGGGAGAATTCATGCCGCAGGAACTCCGGAAGAACTTGTTTCGCAGATTGCCCACGCTGAAAACCTAGAAGATGTTTTCATTTCATTAACCGGAAAAGAATTGAGAGATGTTGTTGTATAA
- a CDS encoding ABC transporter permease, which translates to MLLYKLWRSFIKEILLLKRDIGGIVIIFVMPLLLIVTITLIQDSTFKNLEGSKIPIIFIDNDKSEVSKNIKGELENSKTFQLLTNYNEKSAQDAVFAGDYQMAIVIPENLTKDLNSNIDSKVQTIVSSFGLEGDSAKTKTEAPKAKEIHLYFDPATNAGFKNSVMNSVNKMVFEIENKKIYKAFQDQLGTTENLDENKNLISFKEITPKKGEMDIMPNSVQHNVPAWTLFAIFFIVVPLSINLVKEKSQGTSVRARISPTPYFVHILGKTFTYLIICIIQFLLMVAVGVFLFPYMDLPAFDVSGKMFQLVIVTLFAGLAAIGFGVLLGTIADTQEQSAPFGATSVVVLAAIGGIWVPVFLMPEFMQTVAKFSPMNWGLNAYYDIILRNSGIGGIAKELAFLFLFYLATVAISIFYERKQNAV; encoded by the coding sequence ATGTTGTTGTATAAACTGTGGAGAAGCTTTATTAAGGAAATTCTTCTTCTAAAAAGAGATATCGGAGGAATCGTCATTATTTTCGTAATGCCGTTGCTTTTGATTGTAACCATTACCCTGATTCAGGATTCTACCTTTAAAAACCTTGAAGGCTCAAAGATTCCAATTATTTTCATTGATAATGACAAATCTGAGGTTTCAAAAAATATAAAAGGAGAACTGGAAAACAGCAAGACATTCCAGCTATTGACCAACTATAATGAAAAGTCAGCGCAGGATGCTGTCTTTGCTGGAGATTATCAGATGGCTATTGTCATTCCTGAAAATCTGACCAAGGATTTAAATTCTAATATAGATTCCAAAGTTCAGACTATTGTAAGTTCATTCGGATTAGAGGGAGACTCTGCTAAGACGAAGACAGAAGCTCCAAAGGCAAAGGAAATTCATTTGTACTTTGATCCTGCCACCAATGCCGGATTCAAGAACTCTGTGATGAACTCTGTTAATAAAATGGTCTTTGAAATCGAAAATAAAAAGATCTACAAGGCCTTTCAGGATCAATTGGGAACTACAGAAAACCTTGATGAAAATAAAAACCTGATCAGCTTTAAAGAAATCACGCCCAAGAAAGGAGAAATGGACATTATGCCGAATTCCGTTCAGCACAACGTTCCTGCATGGACTCTTTTTGCCATCTTCTTCATCGTTGTTCCATTATCTATTAATCTGGTAAAGGAAAAAAGTCAGGGAACCAGTGTAAGGGCCAGAATAAGCCCTACTCCTTATTTTGTTCATATTTTAGGAAAAACATTTACCTATCTTATCATCTGCATCATTCAGTTTTTACTGATGGTAGCGGTGGGAGTTTTTCTTTTCCCTTATATGGATCTTCCGGCATTTGATGTATCCGGAAAAATGTTCCAGCTTGTCATAGTAACCTTATTTGCAGGATTGGCAGCCATCGGATTCGGAGTATTATTAGGAACAATTGCAGATACACAGGAACAGTCTGCTCCTTTTGGAGCTACATCAGTAGTGGTTTTGGCAGCAATCGGAGGAATCTGGGTTCCGGTGTTTTTAATGCCTGAATTTATGCAGACTGTAGCTAAGTTCTCTCCCATGAACTGGGGACTGAACGCCTATTATGATATTATTTTAAGAAATAGCGGCATTGGAGGTATTGCCAAGGAATTGGCATTTTTATTTTTATTTTACCTTGCCACAGTAGCTATTTCCATTTTTTATGAAAGAAAACAAAATGCAGTCTAA
- a CDS encoding acyl-CoA thioesterase, with protein MKENKMQSNENILTCTEEVRVRFNETDPLGIVWHGHYIVYFEDGREAFGRQHGLTYLDIQNAGFVTPIVKSTCEHFLPLKYGETFRIVTTFINSVSAKLIYKYEIFNNEGQLVCSGETIQVFLDSNGSLCLYNPEFFQTWKDKMGLS; from the coding sequence ATGAAAGAAAACAAAATGCAGTCTAACGAAAACATATTAACCTGTACCGAAGAAGTAAGAGTACGTTTTAACGAGACAGATCCACTGGGAATTGTCTGGCACGGCCATTACATCGTTTATTTTGAGGATGGAAGAGAAGCCTTTGGACGTCAGCATGGCCTTACCTATCTTGACATCCAGAATGCAGGGTTTGTAACGCCTATTGTAAAAAGTACCTGTGAACATTTTCTTCCCCTAAAATATGGGGAAACATTTAGGATTGTCACCACTTTTATCAATTCTGTTTCTGCCAAGCTGATCTACAAATATGAGATTTTCAACAATGAAGGTCAATTGGTCTGCAGTGGAGAAACCATTCAGGTATTTCTGGACAGCAATGGAAGTTTATGTCTGTACAATCCGGAGTTTTTTCAAACCTGGAAAGATAAAATGGGATTATCATGA
- a CDS encoding beta-ketoacyl synthase N-terminal-like domain-containing protein yields the protein MKKEVYITDYNCVTPLGFTADSNWNAVLAGKSGVALHKIIENQDAFYASMIDSEKLDKEFSENFDSQEFTRLEKMLLLSLKPLIEKHTITEETAFILSTTKGNISLLKNQTELPEGAYLSKLAQKIADFFGFKTKPIVVSNACVSGVMAIAVAKNMIQAGKYKDAFVIAGDEISEFVISGFNSFQAIGTEPCKPYDKNRNGINIGEAAAAVYITSEASENEKFRFKVLGDSAINDANHISGPSRTGDGLYGSIKNAMTEANVSAEQIDFISAHGTATLYNDEMEAIAFNRMELQNTPLNSMKGFYGHCLGASGLLESIISMESALHNTLIPTKNFEEMGVSQPLNVIKENQSATIKYILKTASGFGGCNAAIVLEKIKDIL from the coding sequence ATGAAGAAGGAAGTTTACATCACAGATTACAATTGCGTAACACCTCTTGGCTTTACTGCAGACTCCAATTGGAATGCAGTTCTGGCAGGAAAATCGGGAGTTGCCTTACATAAAATCATAGAAAATCAGGATGCTTTTTATGCTTCCATGATTGACTCTGAAAAACTGGATAAAGAGTTCAGTGAAAATTTTGACAGTCAGGAATTTACACGACTGGAAAAGATGCTTCTTCTAAGCCTGAAACCTTTGATTGAAAAACACACAATAACTGAAGAAACCGCTTTTATTTTATCCACTACAAAAGGAAATATCAGCTTATTGAAAAATCAGACTGAACTGCCTGAGGGGGCGTATCTTTCAAAATTAGCCCAGAAAATTGCAGATTTTTTCGGATTTAAAACAAAACCTATTGTGGTTTCCAACGCCTGCGTTTCCGGAGTAATGGCCATTGCTGTTGCCAAGAATATGATTCAGGCAGGAAAATACAAAGATGCTTTTGTGATCGCAGGTGATGAAATTTCCGAGTTTGTCATTTCAGGATTCAATTCATTTCAGGCCATCGGCACTGAGCCTTGTAAGCCTTACGATAAAAACAGAAACGGAATTAATATTGGTGAAGCAGCAGCAGCTGTTTATATCACGTCAGAAGCCTCTGAAAACGAAAAGTTCAGATTCAAGGTATTGGGTGATTCAGCCATCAATGACGCGAACCACATTTCCGGTCCATCAAGAACCGGAGACGGATTATATGGAAGCATCAAAAATGCCATGACAGAAGCTAATGTTTCAGCAGAACAAATTGATTTTATTTCGGCTCATGGAACGGCCACTCTCTATAATGATGAGATGGAAGCCATCGCATTTAACAGAATGGAGCTACAAAACACTCCTTTGAACAGTATGAAAGGCTTCTACGGACACTGCCTTGGGGCTTCCGGACTTCTGGAGAGCATTATCTCCATGGAAAGTGCGCTTCACAACACCCTCATTCCCACTAAAAATTTTGAGGAAATGGGCGTATCCCAACCTTTGAATGTGATTAAAGAAAACCAGTCTGCAACTATAAAATATATTTTGAAAACAGCTTCTGGTTTTGGTGGATGTAATGCAGCCATTGTATTGGAAAAAATAAAAGATATATTATAA
- a CDS encoding 3-oxoacyl-ACP synthase encodes MADLSLMKKLNSCTIEYSKIIVNNEIVFESQNETFTDFAKEAYKSLDLSYPKFHKMDSLSKLAFLSAEMLLKDEVHSRTALVFANRSSSLDTDFKYQESINSQENYFPSPAVFVYTLPNICVGEISIKHKMQTENAFFVLDEFDEKFLNDYSEQILQSGKANKVLCGWVELYQENYKAFVYLLTL; translated from the coding sequence ATGGCAGATCTCTCACTAATGAAGAAACTAAACAGCTGCACCATAGAATATTCAAAAATAATCGTTAACAATGAGATTGTCTTTGAAAGCCAAAATGAAACTTTCACAGATTTTGCAAAGGAAGCTTATAAAAGTCTGGATCTTAGCTATCCTAAGTTCCACAAAATGGACAGTCTAAGCAAGCTAGCCTTTCTTTCTGCTGAAATGCTTTTAAAAGATGAAGTTCATAGCAGGACAGCTTTGGTTTTTGCCAACCGGTCTTCCAGTCTAGATACTGATTTTAAATATCAGGAAAGCATCAACTCCCAGGAAAACTATTTCCCAAGTCCCGCAGTCTTTGTGTACACATTACCCAATATTTGCGTAGGCGAAATCAGCATTAAACACAAAATGCAGACTGAGAACGCTTTTTTTGTTTTGGATGAATTTGATGAAAAATTTTTAAACGACTATTCTGAACAAATTCTACAGTCGGGGAAAGCCAATAAAGTATTATGTGGCTGGGTTGAATTATATCAGGAAAATTATAAAGCTTTTGTATATTTGCTGACCTTATAA
- a CDS encoding phosphopantetheine-binding protein — MENLKTELKHKIIEVLNLEDVSVEEIKDTDPLFGGGLGLDSIDALELIVLLDKDYGIKLADPKKGKEIFQSINTMATFIEENRTK; from the coding sequence ATGGAAAACTTAAAAACAGAATTGAAACACAAAATTATTGAAGTTCTTAACCTTGAAGACGTATCTGTAGAGGAAATCAAAGATACAGATCCATTATTCGGAGGTGGATTAGGCCTTGATTCTATTGATGCCTTGGAGCTTATCGTTCTTCTTGATAAAGACTATGGAATAAAATTAGCCGATCCAAAAAAAGGAAAGGAAATTTTCCAATCTATCAATACAATGGCTACATTCATTGAAGAAAACAGAACAAAATAA
- a CDS encoding beta-ketoacyl-[acyl-carrier-protein] synthase family protein, which produces MSQKIAITGMGIISSIGNNVEENFISLQSGKHGISDIQMFESRHAGTIKTGEIKLSNEELVHKLQLNEDNNVTRTSLLGMVAAKEAVESAGISDINEYRTGLISSTSVGGMDITEKYFYSYEDFPEKQKYIDAHDAGHSSLAIAEHLGLKGMVSTISTACSSAANAIMMGAKLIKNGILDRVIVGGTDSLSKFTLNGFNTLMILTDSYNTPFDNNRKGLNLGEAAAFLVLESEEVVKKENKQVLAYLSGYGNANDAHHQTASSENGQGAFLAMQQALKVSGLKKEDIDYINVHGTATPNNDLSEGIAMIRIFGENKVPEFSSTKAFTGHTLAAAAGIEAVYSILSMQHNLIFPNLNFKTKMEEFDLTPVTELKEKTINHVLSSSFGFGGNCSTLIFSKS; this is translated from the coding sequence ATGAGCCAAAAAATTGCCATAACAGGGATGGGCATCATCTCCTCCATCGGAAACAATGTAGAGGAAAATTTTATCTCATTGCAATCCGGAAAGCATGGTATTTCAGACATTCAGATGTTTGAAAGCCGTCATGCCGGAACCATTAAAACAGGTGAGATAAAATTATCCAATGAGGAACTTGTGCATAAACTTCAGCTTAATGAAGACAATAATGTAACAAGAACATCTTTATTGGGGATGGTTGCCGCAAAGGAAGCTGTAGAAAGTGCCGGAATTTCAGACATTAATGAATACAGAACGGGACTTATTTCATCTACCAGCGTCGGAGGTATGGATATTACCGAAAAATATTTCTATTCCTACGAAGATTTTCCTGAAAAGCAAAAATACATTGACGCTCATGATGCCGGACATTCCTCATTGGCCATCGCTGAACATTTGGGTTTGAAGGGCATGGTTTCTACCATCAGTACAGCTTGCTCATCTGCAGCCAATGCCATTATGATGGGAGCAAAACTGATTAAAAACGGAATATTGGATCGTGTTATCGTTGGTGGAACAGACTCTCTTTCAAAATTTACCTTGAATGGATTCAATACCCTGATGATTCTTACAGATTCTTATAATACTCCTTTTGACAATAACAGAAAAGGACTGAACCTTGGAGAGGCAGCAGCCTTTTTGGTCCTTGAGTCTGAGGAAGTTGTCAAAAAAGAAAACAAACAGGTCTTGGCTTATCTTTCCGGGTACGGAAATGCCAATGATGCACACCACCAAACTGCCTCTTCTGAAAACGGGCAGGGAGCATTTCTGGCTATGCAGCAGGCTTTAAAAGTTTCAGGACTGAAAAAAGAAGACATTGACTACATCAATGTTCATGGGACGGCAACGCCCAATAATGATTTATCGGAAGGAATTGCCATGATCAGGATTTTTGGAGAGAACAAGGTTCCTGAATTCAGTTCTACAAAAGCATTTACAGGACATACACTGGCAGCGGCAGCAGGAATTGAGGCGGTGTACTCAATTTTATCAATGCAGCATAATCTTATTTTCCCGAATCTGAATTTCAAAACCAAAATGGAAGAGTTCGATTTAACTCCGGTTACCGAACTGAAAGAGAAGACCATCAATCATGTTCTTTCCAGTTCATTCGGATTTGGAGGAAACTGTTCCACCTTAATTTTCTCAAAGTCATGA
- a CDS encoding beta-ketoacyl synthase N-terminal-like domain-containing protein: MSAVYINSAACISAQDTLNENILQHLKPENSVQMIKAIEPNYKEFIPPAMIRRMSKTVKMSSVASQYALKEAGIEQPDAIIVGTGMGCSQDSEKFLKNVIDNHEEFLTPTFFIQSTHNTVAGQIALGLQCHAYNFTYVNTSSSLEFSFLDAQLQIQDGEAENILVGSTDEQTDRTMELYCLNNIIKKEADLPADPLHSTTQGVIWGEGASFFVVGKDKTENSYAKLTDIKISNRLELDETQSFIQEFLTKNNLSAHDIDSVILGFSGDVDSDVYYMNVMDLFPDSSLLYYKHLSGEFNTASGFSTFMACHILKEQQIPEVMMINDKKKEEVKNILLYNHLAGCDHSLVLLEKA; the protein is encoded by the coding sequence ATGAGTGCAGTATACATCAACAGTGCAGCCTGTATCTCTGCTCAGGACACTTTAAACGAAAATATTCTTCAGCATCTTAAGCCGGAAAATTCTGTACAGATGATAAAGGCTATAGAACCTAATTATAAGGAATTCATTCCCCCGGCAATGATCAGGAGAATGTCCAAGACTGTAAAAATGAGTTCTGTAGCTTCACAATATGCCTTAAAGGAAGCCGGAATTGAACAACCGGACGCCATCATTGTAGGAACCGGGATGGGATGTTCTCAGGATTCTGAAAAGTTTTTGAAGAACGTGATTGATAATCATGAAGAGTTTTTAACGCCTACATTTTTCATTCAGTCTACTCATAATACGGTTGCAGGGCAAATTGCCCTGGGATTACAGTGTCATGCCTACAATTTCACCTATGTAAATACTTCTTCATCGCTGGAGTTTTCATTTTTGGATGCTCAACTTCAGATTCAGGATGGCGAAGCAGAAAATATTCTTGTGGGATCTACCGATGAGCAGACCGACAGAACCATGGAACTTTATTGTCTGAATAACATCATTAAAAAAGAAGCAGACCTGCCTGCGGATCCTCTACATTCTACAACCCAAGGAGTTATTTGGGGAGAAGGAGCCAGCTTTTTTGTTGTTGGAAAAGATAAAACTGAAAATTCCTATGCAAAACTTACAGATATCAAGATCAGTAACAGATTAGAGCTGGATGAAACCCAAAGCTTCATTCAGGAGTTTTTAACGAAAAATAATCTTTCTGCTCATGATATTGATTCCGTAATTTTAGGTTTCAGTGGCGATGTAGATTCTGATGTTTACTATATGAACGTAATGGATTTATTTCCGGATTCATCATTACTGTATTATAAACATTTGAGTGGAGAGTTTAACACAGCAAGTGGTTTTTCTACCTTTATGGCCTGTCATATTCTTAAAGAACAACAGATTCCGGAAGTAATGATGATAAATGATAAGAAAAAAGAGGAGGTAAAAAATATTCTTCTTTACAATCATTTGGCAGGTTGTGATCACAGCTTAGTATTGCTGGAGAAAGCTTAA